The following are encoded in a window of Vibrio azureus genomic DNA:
- a CDS encoding phage regulatory CII family protein, which translates to MNPNDSMCEFRGSKQKAFNEACCAFANSENMTKLAEMVGMNATMLRNKLNPEQPHILTNVELVMITKASGNFTILNSLLLGLGVVTAQIPNDASEETFIKRALENAMHSGELSRMALEHAGSDRLSRTHKHTIIQKAQAGISNLVLLINDIESKTKGVSPFLAMSVDFVANGAAIPGLA; encoded by the coding sequence ATGAACCCAAATGACTCAATGTGCGAATTCCGTGGCTCTAAACAAAAAGCATTTAACGAAGCGTGTTGCGCATTTGCGAACTCGGAGAACATGACCAAGTTAGCTGAAATGGTGGGGATGAACGCCACCATGCTGCGCAACAAGCTTAACCCAGAGCAACCGCACATTCTTACCAATGTAGAACTTGTGATGATCACGAAGGCGAGTGGCAACTTCACCATTCTTAACAGTCTTTTGCTTGGCCTCGGTGTCGTGACCGCACAAATCCCAAATGATGCGAGTGAAGAAACCTTCATTAAACGTGCGTTGGAAAATGCTATGCACTCCGGTGAGCTTTCCCGTATGGCGCTTGAACATGCAGGCAGTGATCGTCTAAGTCGTACCCACAAACACACCATTATTCAAAAAGCACAGGCAGGCATCAGCAATCTTGTGCTGCTTATCAACGATATCGAAAGCAAAACAAAAGGCGTTTCACCATTTTTAGCGATGAGTGTGGATTTTGTCGCTAACGGTGCCGCCATACCTGGACTTGCCTAA
- a CDS encoding replication endonuclease — translation MKKHNLNLNNPLNRLPSNLHRELLSYLDNHKGTSQLSFINGEWVHDGKLTPRERVFEFASSMANKLKLPYDIRNYIDKASASRLKKYGFKRAVDFIEKRSTAVAAAFSVLPEPWWKVDSEIKIAKLAIEMAGRCGNRVRLASDHGMSPMESIGFINEFTGASLWLPHFAYVESSDQAYSMICRLMDEGFWRRAIGRIVVAVFENARRAAGMVSPHSSPYASNAACEWLTIRQDRQREWIELMAIESENGDVVDLKTVIDSSQSNPANRRHELMTRIAGCQEYAESNDHVAIFVTMTAPSRFHRLKKHGKYWVENPKFDGGNPKDAHAWLSKGWNLFRAWADYRELTYYGMRVVEPHQDGTPHWHGVFFMPLDHVQAFIAGLQAYQFRENRELFFDDGSPRTKAMKARFEAKLIDKSAGGAVAYLAKYISKNVDGYALEGETDRDNKRAKLQETVKNVTAWSRTFSFRQFQFQKTPPVTIWRELRRIDEEQEYCLFEKARRAADLGFFSAYMDYMGGHRLRSSERPLRLVKKERENKYGEIVKVTDGVQGSGLMVYTRETEWKLVKKDSDLSEASEGSGSDRPWSSGNNCRISPKSQKIIDKFFLEMELDRGEPEWERFMKAETIASPH, via the coding sequence ATGAAAAAACACAATCTCAACCTGAATAATCCTCTTAATCGACTCCCGAGCAATCTGCATCGGGAGTTGCTTTCTTATCTGGACAATCACAAAGGCACTTCTCAGCTTTCTTTTATTAATGGTGAATGGGTTCATGACGGAAAACTAACCCCAAGAGAAAGAGTTTTTGAGTTTGCATCATCTATGGCCAATAAGCTCAAGCTACCTTATGACATTCGAAACTATATCGATAAAGCATCAGCCAGCAGGTTAAAAAAGTATGGTTTTAAGCGTGCGGTAGATTTTATTGAAAAACGAAGCACTGCGGTTGCTGCAGCGTTTTCGGTCTTGCCTGAGCCGTGGTGGAAAGTCGATAGCGAAATTAAAATCGCTAAGCTGGCCATAGAAATGGCCGGGCGTTGTGGTAATCGAGTTAGGTTGGCATCTGATCATGGTATGTCGCCAATGGAGAGCATTGGGTTTATTAACGAGTTCACCGGGGCTTCTTTATGGCTTCCTCATTTTGCTTATGTTGAAAGTTCTGACCAGGCATATTCGATGATATGTCGACTGATGGATGAAGGATTTTGGCGTAGAGCTATCGGTCGCATTGTGGTAGCCGTATTTGAAAATGCTCGCCGGGCTGCAGGTATGGTTTCGCCACACAGCTCTCCTTATGCGTCCAATGCGGCTTGTGAGTGGTTAACCATTCGGCAGGACCGACAAAGAGAATGGATTGAGCTCATGGCCATTGAATCTGAAAATGGTGATGTGGTTGATCTTAAAACCGTCATTGATTCGTCCCAAAGTAACCCGGCTAATCGAAGACATGAACTGATGACTCGTATTGCAGGTTGTCAGGAATATGCAGAAAGCAATGATCATGTGGCGATTTTTGTCACTATGACGGCGCCCAGTCGTTTTCATCGACTTAAAAAGCACGGTAAATACTGGGTTGAAAATCCTAAATTTGATGGCGGTAATCCCAAAGATGCCCATGCTTGGTTAAGCAAAGGTTGGAACTTGTTTAGAGCCTGGGCAGATTATCGTGAATTGACTTATTACGGTATGAGGGTTGTTGAGCCTCATCAGGATGGAACACCGCACTGGCATGGTGTGTTTTTTATGCCTCTTGATCATGTACAAGCATTCATAGCAGGGCTTCAGGCGTATCAGTTTAGAGAAAATAGAGAGCTGTTCTTTGACGATGGTTCTCCAAGAACGAAAGCCATGAAGGCCCGGTTTGAGGCCAAGCTTATCGATAAGTCGGCAGGCGGTGCCGTGGCTTATCTGGCCAAATACATATCAAAGAACGTTGATGGTTATGCGCTTGAAGGTGAAACCGATCGAGACAACAAAAGAGCGAAGCTTCAAGAAACCGTTAAAAACGTGACCGCCTGGTCGCGTACATTTAGTTTTCGTCAATTCCAATTCCAGAAAACCCCACCTGTCACTATTTGGCGTGAGCTTCGCCGCATTGATGAAGAGCAAGAATACTGCTTATTTGAGAAAGCGAGAAGGGCGGCCGATCTTGGCTTTTTCTCCGCTTACATGGATTACATGGGCGGGCACCGACTTCGTTCATCTGAGCGCCCGCTCCGGTTGGTTAAAAAGGAAAGAGAAAACAAATATGGTGAAATCGTCAAGGTAACTGACGGGGTGCAAGGGTCCGGTTTGATGGTTTATACACGGGAAACGGAATGGAAACTCGTTAAGAAAGACTCCGACTTGTCGGAGGCTTCTGAAGGGAGCGGGAGCGACCGACCTTGGTCCAGTGGCAATAACTGTAGAATTTCACCCAAGAGCCAAAAAATCATCGATAAATTCTTCTTAGAAATGGAGTTAGATAGGGGAGAGCCTGAATGGGAACGCTTTATGAAGGCTGAAACGATAGCCAGTCCACATTGA
- a CDS encoding ogr/Delta-like zinc finger family protein → MRVICPECGAKACIQKSNRISTSYSDLYCSCSDPECGHTFVMNLSFSHTLSPSAKTTTQMAFNLVKALGPEQKKELKNQLSIL, encoded by the coding sequence ATGAGAGTAATTTGCCCCGAATGTGGTGCGAAAGCCTGTATACAAAAATCAAACCGTATTTCAACGAGCTACAGCGATTTATATTGCAGCTGCAGCGATCCTGAATGCGGCCACACATTCGTGATGAATCTGTCCTTCAGCCATACGCTTAGCCCTTCCGCTAAGACCACCACACAAATGGCCTTTAACCTGGTTAAAGCACTTGGCCCAGAGCAAAAAAAAGAGCTGAAAAACCAGCTCTCAATACTATAA